In the Haloferula helveola genome, one interval contains:
- a CDS encoding ThuA domain-containing protein, giving the protein MKSSILLPLGLCLAAGLIAWAPKKESPPDGALEKIKAAIPDEAYAKPKKARKILVFSKTAGFRHASIATGKVALTELGKDTGAFEAVVSDDFSNFEPGKIDEFDAIVFLSTTQNAFKGATDEKELQDSLMAFIEGGKGFVGIHAATDTFYNWPKYGEMMNGYFNGHPWGAGAQVHIYVEPGKEKHPLVAMFEGDPVEFKEEIYQFKDPYDSGKVEMLLRLNPEKSQKVGGMKRDDNDYGVAWARHWGEGRVFYCSLGHNHDMYWHPKVLRHYLAGIQWALGDYEVKVSK; this is encoded by the coding sequence ATGAAAAGCTCCATCCTCCTGCCCCTCGGCCTTTGTCTGGCAGCCGGCCTCATCGCGTGGGCGCCCAAGAAGGAGTCTCCTCCGGACGGCGCGCTTGAAAAGATCAAGGCGGCGATTCCGGACGAGGCCTATGCCAAGCCGAAGAAGGCTCGCAAGATTCTGGTGTTCTCGAAGACCGCGGGTTTCCGCCACGCGTCGATCGCGACCGGCAAGGTGGCGTTGACCGAGCTCGGCAAGGATACCGGAGCTTTCGAGGCGGTGGTCAGCGACGACTTCTCCAACTTCGAGCCCGGCAAGATCGACGAGTTCGACGCGATCGTGTTCCTCAGCACGACCCAGAACGCGTTCAAGGGAGCGACCGACGAGAAGGAGCTTCAGGACAGCCTGATGGCATTCATCGAGGGCGGGAAGGGCTTCGTCGGCATCCACGCCGCGACCGACACCTTCTACAACTGGCCGAAGTACGGCGAGATGATGAACGGCTACTTCAACGGTCACCCTTGGGGTGCCGGAGCGCAGGTGCATATCTATGTCGAACCCGGCAAGGAGAAGCACCCGCTGGTGGCGATGTTCGAAGGCGATCCGGTCGAGTTCAAAGAGGAGATCTACCAGTTCAAGGATCCCTATGACTCGGGCAAGGTGGAGATGCTGCTGCGCCTGAATCCCGAGAAGAGCCAGAAGGTGGGGGGCATGAAGCGCGACGACAACGACTACGGCGTCGCGTGGGCCCGGCACTGGGGCGAGGGCCGCGTGTTCTACTGCTCACTCGGGCACAATCACGACATGTACTGGCACCCCAAGGTGCTGCGTCACTATCTCGCCGGCATCCAGTGGGCGCTCGGCGATTACGAGGTCAAGGTGTCGAAGTAG
- a CDS encoding YHYH protein: MKPFPLLLLFALPLAAHPNHEASVHNDDLDLKQAHTDPPARNQVSIRVAGKRRIIQSNGIPDHDTGQFPSRNNPNSITEQSYSFEIPVKPEVSSRGTAVGHNLFGVALNGVVFDPATAEYYRNDRSSDWNYEALGGAVDLGLDDHHAHVQPTGAYHYHGLPSGLFERLSGGKQQMTLVGWAADGFPIYGLYGYKDPKDAKSGVVKVRSSYRLKQGTRQGSAAPRGKHDGTYTSDYEYVDGLGDLDECNGRFGVTPEFPEGSYHYILSEDYPFIPRLFRGEPNRTFMKGGPGGGQRGGPPGGGPPVGGGRPQGPPPGSDRRPPFGHPPHGNPPEGPPPGRR, from the coding sequence ATGAAACCCTTCCCCCTGCTCCTCCTTTTTGCCCTGCCGCTGGCCGCGCACCCCAATCACGAAGCGTCGGTCCACAATGACGACCTTGACCTCAAGCAGGCTCACACCGATCCCCCGGCCCGCAACCAGGTCTCGATCCGTGTTGCCGGCAAACGCCGGATCATCCAGTCGAACGGGATCCCCGATCACGACACCGGACAGTTCCCCAGCCGCAACAATCCGAACTCGATCACCGAGCAAAGCTACAGTTTCGAGATTCCGGTGAAGCCGGAGGTCAGCAGCCGGGGTACTGCTGTCGGACACAACCTTTTCGGGGTGGCCCTCAATGGCGTCGTCTTTGATCCGGCGACTGCCGAGTACTATCGAAACGACCGGAGTTCCGATTGGAACTACGAGGCACTCGGCGGCGCGGTGGATCTCGGACTCGACGACCACCACGCCCACGTCCAGCCCACCGGTGCCTATCACTACCACGGCCTGCCGAGCGGACTCTTCGAACGGCTCTCCGGCGGCAAGCAACAAATGACTCTCGTCGGTTGGGCCGCCGACGGATTTCCGATCTACGGCTTGTACGGATACAAGGACCCGAAGGATGCCAAAAGCGGGGTCGTCAAGGTCCGCTCCAGCTACCGGCTGAAGCAGGGCACGCGGCAGGGGTCGGCAGCACCTCGGGGAAAGCACGACGGCACCTACACATCGGACTACGAATACGTCGACGGCTTGGGAGATCTGGACGAGTGCAACGGCCGCTTCGGGGTGACGCCGGAGTTCCCCGAAGGCAGCTACCACTACATCCTCTCCGAGGACTATCCGTTCATCCCGCGCCTCTTCCGTGGTGAGCCGAACCGGACGTTCATGAAAGGCGGACCCGGCGGCGGACAGCGCGGAGGACCTCCGGGGGGCGGACCACCTGTCGGGGGAGGCCGTCCGCAGGGTCCTCCACCCGGGTCCGACAGACGCCCTCCTTTCGGCCATCCGCCTCACGGCAATCCTCCGGAAGGACCGCCCCCGGGCCGTCGATGA
- a CDS encoding alpha/beta fold hydrolase yields the protein MSALVAAVLISLPSCGGLQSYGEAIAGVPPERFIEVGDQHVHIRRWGNRGQPLVLLHGLGTSTFTFRELGPILGKTRKVVAIDLNGFGLTERPEASDAYSLAGQAAMVCGVLDELGIREADWVGHSYSGYLSMRIARDSPERVRRLVLVSPALRMEVAPDSFIRSRVLREAVYPGLRLILDDKRRFRALLEPAYHRKEVLTDDVLETYRQQLRIEGLHDAYRGFGASLDDLSRDRVEIAEIDMPVRVIAGRHDAIIPLQALKTSLAESKGRVELRVLESSGHSAPEEQPEALAVEISDFLDRR from the coding sequence ATGTCCGCGCTCGTTGCGGCGGTGCTGATTTCTCTTCCGTCCTGTGGCGGACTCCAGTCATACGGGGAGGCCATTGCCGGAGTTCCTCCGGAGCGCTTCATTGAAGTCGGAGACCAGCATGTCCATATCCGGCGATGGGGAAACCGAGGCCAGCCTCTGGTGCTGCTGCACGGCTTGGGAACGTCCACCTTCACCTTCCGCGAGCTCGGACCAATTCTCGGCAAGACGCGCAAGGTTGTTGCGATCGACTTGAACGGCTTCGGGCTCACCGAGCGGCCGGAAGCTTCCGACGCGTACTCTCTGGCAGGGCAGGCGGCAATGGTGTGTGGCGTGCTGGACGAGCTGGGGATCCGCGAGGCGGACTGGGTCGGGCACTCATACAGCGGCTATCTCTCGATGAGAATCGCGAGAGATTCCCCGGAGCGCGTGCGCCGGTTGGTGCTGGTGAGCCCGGCGCTGCGGATGGAAGTCGCCCCTGACAGCTTCATTCGCTCCCGAGTGCTGCGTGAGGCCGTCTACCCCGGGCTGCGGCTCATTCTCGATGACAAGCGGCGGTTCAGGGCGCTTCTCGAGCCGGCCTATCATCGGAAGGAGGTTCTCACCGACGACGTCCTTGAGACCTACCGACAGCAGTTGCGGATCGAAGGGCTTCACGACGCCTATCGTGGGTTCGGGGCATCCTTGGATGACTTGAGTCGCGACCGGGTCGAGATCGCGGAGATCGACATGCCCGTTCGGGTGATCGCGGGCAGACACGACGCCATTATTCCCCTGCAGGCCCTGAAGACCTCGCTGGCGGAATCGAAGGGTCGTGTGGAGCTTCGGGTGCTCGAATCCAGCGGCCATAGCGCCCCTGAAGAGCAGCCGGAAGCGTTGGCTGTCGAGATATCGGACTTTCTCGACCGACGCTGA
- the rsmD gene encoding 16S rRNA (guanine(966)-N(2))-methyltransferase RsmD, producing the protein MLAALPPGWQGKGVRIIAGTAGRRAIRVPKGETRPSTDFVRQALFSILGPRVEEARCLDLFAGSGALGLEALSRGAASCVFVDESRAAERVLGENLAACRLAGGSVVRADVHRWLRRERGIYDLVFADPPYAKSLIDRDHLGEMFAAGTLPERVVPGGILVVEQPAEADARVPDGFELLEHRCYGGCAILLYAREGDS; encoded by the coding sequence ATGCTTGCGGCGCTGCCTCCCGGGTGGCAAGGGAAGGGCGTGAGGATCATTGCGGGAACGGCAGGGCGCAGGGCCATCCGGGTGCCGAAGGGGGAGACCCGGCCGTCGACGGACTTCGTGCGTCAGGCTTTGTTCTCGATCCTCGGGCCGCGCGTCGAAGAAGCGCGATGTCTCGACCTGTTCGCGGGGTCCGGAGCCTTGGGTCTCGAGGCGCTCAGCCGGGGGGCGGCGAGCTGTGTATTTGTCGACGAAAGCCGCGCGGCGGAGCGGGTGCTTGGAGAAAATCTGGCGGCCTGTCGGCTCGCAGGCGGATCGGTGGTTCGCGCTGACGTTCATCGATGGCTGCGACGGGAGCGGGGGATCTATGATCTGGTCTTCGCGGATCCTCCGTATGCGAAATCCCTCATCGATCGCGATCACCTCGGCGAGATGTTCGCTGCCGGGACCTTGCCGGAACGGGTCGTGCCGGGCGGAATTCTCGTGGTCGAGCAGCCGGCCGAGGCGGATGCGCGGGTGCCGGACGGATTCGAGCTTCTCGAGCACAGGTGCTACGGCGGGTGTGCCATCCTGCTTTACGCTCGCGAAGGGGATTCCTAG
- a CDS encoding 3-deoxy-D-manno-octulosonic acid transferase, protein MSWPILLYRLLLPAYVLAAFPGWLWKMGRRGGFGTGLSERLGLYRGDAEFEHAGAVHVHAVSVGETLLALKLIRAWRERDPERQIVLAVATATGHAVGVEGAPEGVRVVYQPIDFRICVDRYLSRFEPAAVMLVEGEMWPNLMLRCEASGIPVSLVNARMSPRSRRRFRKFASLVRPVFSRLDRVALQEEADAALWEVLGVPSEKVRCTGSLKFDSTGAALPQQRPEFAEMIRVCSGGREVVLAASTHAGEEELVAAAVREAGAFPLIVPRHAERRWEVTQALEKAGFKVVLRSAFAPPEVNEDVVLVVDSTGELRDWTAHADAVVIGKSFLGVGGQSPAEAVLAGVPVVFGPHMENFEPLATQMSDSGGVIRVPETGDLSEGIRRALVGNVAPDKARGCLQAHQGAAARTLDWVEEGLPDCCR, encoded by the coding sequence ATGTCGTGGCCGATCCTCCTCTACCGTCTGCTGCTGCCGGCCTACGTGCTGGCGGCATTTCCCGGATGGCTGTGGAAGATGGGGCGGCGCGGTGGGTTCGGCACCGGCTTGTCGGAACGGCTTGGGCTCTACCGCGGTGACGCCGAATTCGAGCATGCCGGCGCGGTCCATGTCCATGCGGTCAGCGTTGGCGAGACACTGCTGGCTTTGAAGTTGATCCGCGCGTGGCGCGAGCGGGATCCCGAACGTCAGATCGTGCTGGCGGTTGCGACCGCTACCGGTCACGCGGTCGGTGTCGAAGGTGCGCCCGAAGGGGTTCGGGTCGTTTACCAGCCGATCGATTTTCGGATCTGTGTGGATCGCTATCTTTCCCGCTTCGAGCCTGCGGCGGTGATGCTTGTGGAGGGTGAAATGTGGCCGAACCTGATGCTCCGCTGCGAGGCTTCCGGAATTCCGGTGAGTTTGGTCAACGCACGGATGTCGCCACGCTCGCGCCGGCGGTTCCGCAAGTTCGCGTCGTTGGTGCGACCGGTATTCTCACGGCTGGATCGGGTGGCCCTTCAGGAGGAAGCTGACGCGGCGCTTTGGGAGGTTCTCGGGGTTCCTTCCGAAAAGGTCCGCTGCACAGGCAGTCTGAAGTTCGACTCCACCGGAGCAGCGCTTCCCCAACAGCGACCCGAATTCGCCGAGATGATCCGTGTCTGTTCCGGCGGGCGGGAGGTGGTGTTGGCCGCGAGCACCCACGCCGGTGAGGAGGAGTTGGTTGCTGCGGCCGTGCGGGAGGCCGGGGCGTTTCCACTCATCGTGCCGCGTCACGCGGAGCGGAGGTGGGAGGTGACCCAGGCGCTTGAGAAGGCGGGCTTCAAGGTGGTGCTCCGTTCCGCTTTCGCTCCGCCGGAGGTGAACGAGGATGTCGTGCTGGTGGTCGATTCGACCGGGGAACTCCGGGACTGGACCGCTCATGCCGACGCCGTGGTGATCGGAAAGAGTTTTCTCGGGGTCGGCGGTCAAAGTCCGGCGGAGGCGGTTCTTGCGGGAGTGCCCGTCGTTTTCGGCCCGCACATGGAGAATTTCGAGCCTCTGGCCACCCAAATGTCCGATTCCGGAGGCGTCATCCGGGTGCCCGAAACCGGAGATCTGTCCGAGGGCATCCGCAGGGCATTGGTTGGAAATGTCGCTCCCGACAAGGCGAGGGGCTGCCTGCAGGCCCATCAGGGAGCGGCGGCGCGGACGCTCGATTGGGTTGAGGAAGGCCTGCCGGATTGCTGTCGGTAA